A region of the Columba livia isolate bColLiv1 breed racing homer chromosome 23, bColLiv1.pat.W.v2, whole genome shotgun sequence genome:
CCCGGGAACGGTTCCCTCTGCCCGCGCTGCCGAAACCAGCCGAAGACATGGGAGGAGGCAGCAGTTTAGGGCCTCAGCAAGAGAATAACCCCTGAAGATCGCTTTGAACCTCTTCTGAAAACTCTGACAGCTGCCGATTCCAGAGCGTTTGCCTCTCCGTCGGCCTCTGGCTGCGTCGGACCTGCAAGGCTGATCTTGCAGTTGGCAGAAACGCCTCCGCATGTTGACTAATCCGCTTGCTGCTCGCTGCATGCTGCTGCCCTACTTAGAACGGCTGCTGAGGAGCTGGGACTTGTCGTGCGCTCCGGCTGCCACCTGGGAGGGAGGAATTGCTGTCTGGCTTGCACGAAGGGCTTGCAGCCAGGAGCAGTTGGCTCTGCTGGCTCCGGGCAAATCCTGCTTTCTGAGCTTCAGTTTCTCCCTCTGAAGTGCAGCGCTGATAACACCTCCCTCCTGGGGCTTCTTGTGAGGTTTAGTTTGTGTTTGTGAAATAGTTTGAAGCTGTGGTTTTGAATAGGTAAAAGACAGGGtgagagcacaaactgtgataCAAAACTGCAGTTTTCTCAGGTAGGCACTGCAGCACCTGTGCCCCTTGGTGCTGCTCACCAGGCTTCTGCACGCAGACTGGAGCCGGTGGTGACTTTGACTGCTGCTTATGCAACTCTTACCTCGTACTGCAGGTGCCTCTGGTAACAGCAGAGCGCCCTGTTCGCCTTCCTCTTGTTCTGTGGCTACTGGAGAACATACCCCTGCGCTTTCGGGGTCGCCCGTGGTGTGTGCGGCGCTGCCCGGTGGGAACGGCCACGTTGGTGGGTGGACGGCGCTGCACAGGGTGAAGGGAACCAGGGTCTTGGGGGAAGCTGCAGGGAAAACTTCTCCTGTTCAAGGAGAGTGactagattattttaaaaagactttttttgaTATAGCGAGAGATTTTGGTAGCAATTATAACCTCCATGGACAAAGCCAGTCCCAACAAGGCCCTGGAGAATAAAGCAcagctctcctctcctctgcacAGGGGATCTTCACATCCCCGAGCTCTGCCAGGCTGTGGGTGCTTAGGGCCGTGTCACTGTTGCTCAAGAATACCTGAATCCTCCTTCCCGTGACACAAATGGGGGGTCAGCCCAGAGGATCATCCTTTAAGGTCTGGCGGAGCAAAACAATTCTGTGGCAATGGGGTGCAGAACTTGTTCTTCTCTGCAGGGCCCGGTCTGACCTGGAAAGCTGTTTTCTGCCTAGGTGTTTTTAGTcctttctcagcctttccccagGCCGGAGCTTGTTGGACGTGCCAGAGGAAGGGCTGACGGGTGCAGGGAGCTCCCGCACCCCATCACAACCGGGATCAGCCCTTTTCGGTCACAGCGGAGCCTGGGGATGGGTGCTGGTCGTGTTCTGCATGTTACAGCTGCATGTCAACCCAACTcagctctctgtgctgctgcgATTGTGTAAAAATAACGGAACGAAATGAGTTACAGATGTGATCAGCATGCGCGTGTGAAAAATCCTCCATTAAACCTTCAAACTGGAGATCGGAGTGACTGGGAGTTCTGGGACTTTGTTGTTTACGCGCTAAGAGCAATCCAGGAGCCCTCCTTGCATTTTGGGCAATGTTCCCCAGGTTTGCTGGTGATCCCGCGGTGCCTGAAGATCTCTCCTAGGCTGGGAATGCAGCTCAGCTTTGTGTCTCATTGGCCTTTTATATGACAGGGGAAGTGTTTACATGTGTTGTAGCAACCGGGTGGTTTGTCCCTGAGCGTCCGGGCTGCCTGCGTGACTCACTGCAGGGGAACTCGAGTCCAAAACAGCTTCAGATAAAGAACGCACTTAGCGGAGCAAGGCGAGGCAGATCTTACAGCTCGGAATTGTTTGAAGCAGGAGGAATAGGGAGTATCCCAGTGCCAGCTGGCACCCAGCTGCCTCCAGCACTGGGGATGGCACTGGGGGCCCCTCTGGGCACCCACAGGGTCTGCGGACAGACAGACGGCCAGTCCCAAAGTAAACCGTGTCCCAAGGTCTGTGCCAAAGGGACAGCACGGCTGGACACGTCAGATTGTGAAATGGGCTGGGGTGGCAGTTTGCAAACGGGTAAAAGAAAAGTAGAACTTGGATGGGAGCTCAACCGTTGCGTGAAGCGCATCAAGTAGCACTGAGACGCCGTCTGTCCTTCTGCTGGCGTAGATCTGCTTCGTGCACAGGGCAGggagatttttcttctgctggtaTAAAAATCTTCTGAGAAATCGCGTTTAGCAGCTGTCTTTGTGCCAGCTGGATTCACACTGTCTTGGAGAACTTTGCGTCTGCTGACTGGGAGCCAGGGTTCGAATGCCCCAACACACAAGGATGCCAAGACCTGGGATTTTAGACTCGCCCACTTCAAGGGTCAGTGTTTTCCCAGTAAAAATAGAGTAGTTGGAATGCCTGGTGTTAAAAATGTGGCTCATCTGGATGAGTCATGAGTGAAATAAAGTGCACAGAACATGGTGCCTTGCCCAGAGAGGAGATTTGTGTAGCAGCCTCTCCTAGACCTGGGATGGTTCTTGATTGTTCCAGCAAGGTCCCATTATCCCACCCACAGGCAGAAGTGGCCGTGGCCACTTCTCCACGCAGGGAGGAGGACATGGGTGGCATTTGGGTGGGGAGCGACACGCGAGGGATGCTGAGCAGCAACCTACTGCTTCCCATTAAGCGCTGCCAGAGCTGTCGGTTGTTCTCGCACCAGCTGTCCCGTGCAAGAGCCAGAGCCGCTAAACCAGCAGGAACGCAGGTGGGCTTGGAGTGGGGAGCGCAGCCCACGGCACGCGGTGCTGAGCAGCCACCAGCCGCCCTCCAGCTGGTTACGTGCGGCTCGGATCGGCCGTCGGGCTGAGGAGGAGTCAGGGCAAAAACATGCAGGAGTTATAGCAGGCGCAGGAAGGAGGGACGCGCTACCCGGGGGCCCCCGGCCGGCCCGACAGCCCTGCGGTGGGCACGTCACCCCGTCACCCTGGCCGTGTGGCAAAAGGGGCCGGGTGAAGATTGCTGAGGGTTTCCCAAGCGCAGCTGGAGAAAAGCTCTTGGAAACAGTCTCGAGGCAGGGAGGTTGGGATTGTAGTGTCCTTACTTATGGGAATAGCTTTGCTCCATCTTTGTAACGTATTTGAGCAGTGAGGGTGCTCCTGGAGCTCACGAGGGGCTGATAAGTATCTGAGTTTGCAGGATATGGCCTGTTTCCAGCCCCAGCCGTGCCAGGCGAGAGGGGGATGCCTTTGTTCTGGCTCATTGTGTTGACTCGAGGGAAGGAAGCGGCTGGAGTTCCTGATGTTCCCGGCTCGGCGGGGCAGGGTCCCCGGCGTCTCTGGGATTGCTCCAGCAGGTGTTGTTGTGGAGAACAGGATCCTGCCCTCCCTGGATGGGGATTTGTTCTGGACTGACCTGACCCTCGGGAGAGCACGTGTATTGTTTTCCCCTGGTGTGTCtaatgaaatgaagaaaacatatGTTGGCCGCTTCACCCTAATCTCCAGAAAGTATTTGAGACCTGAGCTGTGATCCGGAGGGTGAAGAGCTTTGCCCAGCgcagctctctgctctgaaTAAAACCTGGAATGAAACCCCTGCCTGGGCAGACTCTGTGTTTTGACCACAGACGCTGCAGCCCTTGTCCCTTCACTgagcctgctgctctgcagagccaaaTTTTCCTTGTTGCTCAAGTTTCCCCAGGTGAAGCTGTGCTGGAGTCACGTATGCAATGAGCTTATCTCTGTTCTCAAGTCGTGTCAGGGAAGGAAACGCTGGGGACAACGTAGCTGGCCGAGCCAAGCACCTGTGTCTGCAGGGGGAGAGCCCTGTCCTGCCTCCGTCCGGGGACTCAGGAGGGAGCAGCAACATGACAGTGACCATGGTCACCTGGAGCAGAAATGTGACAGTGACCGCGGTCACCTGGAGCAGCAGCGTGTCGGAGCGGTGCTGGGAAAGCGCTCAGGGCACGGTGTGCGAACACTCCATCCCTTCCATCTCTGCGCGAGGGACCGGGACGTCCTCTGCCGCGGCAGCACCAGAGCAGCCTGTGGAGAAGCGGGGCTGGAGTCGGTGCGGCTCTTCAGGGCTGGGCCTCGGCGGCTGTTTTGGCGGTTTGACCATCGCGAGTGTCCTGGTTCTTGACACCTGTGTAGCTCGTTAGCTCGCGGCTGCATTGATGCAGTGGTTGCTGCCATGCAAGCGTGACACATGGAGCATGCAGCTTTGCATGGACGACACCGCAGCAAATCCACTtcctgggacacagggcagCTCCGCTCCCGGCATCCCCAAGCTGGGGAAGGCGAGTTGCTGCCAGTTTTTGCCTGGGGTGCCCTGGGGTCTGCCCCTTGGTTTCCTGGGCAGTGCCGGGATCCTCGAGCCTCGCTGGGCAGCTCCCGTCTGTGCCGGGGCTGGGAATGGCGCCCGGCCGTCCTGCCGCCCAGGCTGTTCTCCAAAcctcagcccagcagctccgcTCTCCACCTGCCCCTTCCACATGCTGCCTTTTGGCCACTGCCGCCTCTCTGACACCGCTCATCTCGGCAGCTCCACGCCTCTCCCGTCCAGCTCTGTGGATTAAAAGCACTCGAGCCGTGGGCTGCAGCTGTGACGCTTCGTACAGTGATGGGCTATTTCCAGCCCGTCCTGGGAACAGAGAAGTGATTCATTGCAGCAGGGCTGCACGCTATGTGCTGCTCAGTTGAAAACCAATCCCAGTCCAGACCTGTGCCCCTCTTCTGGGCACACGCTTGTCCTCTGCCACTGGGATCAGAAACTTGGCTGACCCGGGAGAGCGGAGAAGCTGAATGAATTCACCTCCTGTCCCGAGGAGAGACAGCGTAACCTTGCAGACCCGGCTGTGCGAGTCGGGGCCGCTGTCTCCAGATACGGGCTGGGACAAATTCCCCAACTTATTCCTCAGCggagaaatgggaaaaataaaagggcgGTTTGGTCTATCCCAAGAGACATTCCCTTCCCACCGCCCGTGGGAAGGGAGCTGAAATGCTGGCGAGGACGGGAAGGGCTCTGGGCAGGCGCTGGGGCTGCGGGCGAGGGCTTTTCTGGGGCCAGGAGTGGGGGACGTGTGATGTTTTCCCTGGTCCTGGGGTGAAGGTGAAACCAGAGGGGGCacaggaggaagggagaagtCTCCAGTTCTGGTGCTTCCTGCACTGCTGGAGTCACCGGTGGATTTGGAGCCAGCCCAGAGCAAGCAGAGCTGGTACACCCGAGCTTAAATACAGCAGAGCCCTGCGCTGCTGCGTGTAGAGCAGATCCTCGTTACAGTGATCTATCAGGTGTCCTAAGGGAGGATGAGCCCAGGCCTGACGTGGCCTGGGTGTGTTTGGCTGCCGGCGCTGGCTCCCGAGGCTGGAGAGGCTGAGGGTGCGTGTGTGTCTCACTGGCTCCGCTCTGTGTCTTGCAGGATGAAGTGAAGCTCCCGTCTAAACTGAGCATCAGCAAGTCTCTGAAGGAGGGtgagaagctggagaaggaaggCGAGGGCGAGGAGGCGCCTGTGGGTGAGGACCACGCAGAAGAGGACCACGTCCAGCTCTCCTCGGATGAAGAGGTGGAGATCGAAGAGATTATTGAAGAGTCACGGGCAGAGCGCATCAAAAGGAGCGGCATGAAAAGAGTGGATGACTTTAAGAAGGCATTCTCAAAGGAGAAGATGGAGAAGACTAAGCTAAAGACCAAGGAAAACCTGGAGAAGACTAAGCTAAAGACCAAGGAAAACCTGGAGAAGACCCGCCACAACTTGGAGAAGAGGATGAACAAGCTGGGCACCAAGATTGTGACTAacgaaaggagagagaagatcAAGTCCTCTCGGGACAAGCTGAGGAAGTCTTTTACCCCTGACCACACCATCTATGCCAGGTCCAAGACAGCCGTCTACAAAGTGCCACCCTTCACTTTCCACGTCAAGAAAATAAGAGAGGGCGAGGTGGAAGTGAAAGCCACGGAGCTGGTGGAGGTtggtggagaggagggagaaaactCAGATCTGATGCGCGGGGAGAGCCCCGAGATGCACACGCTGCTGGAGATCACGGAGGAGTCCGACGCGGTACTGGTGGACAAGAGCGACAGCGAGTAGGACAGGCTGCAGCGCGGAAGGGTTGCGGACGACGGCTGAAGACGTTATCATTCACATTTCAAGATCTctctctgccctggtgccccaGGGGAAGTGTACACGATGCATCTTTACTACCCTGCAGAGCCGACGCCAATCCCCTGCCTGCTTTGGACAAggtgtattttatattttagttttagcaCACAGAAATGTTAGGAACACGGGACTGTTTTTCTTACACTGTTTAAATCACCCTTGGAGACCATTCCTGCCGCAGGCTGCGCGAGAGCGTTCCAGCACCACACCTGAAGACGGGCTTTGCGTGACGGGACCCGGCCCAGCTGGAGAGTGCTAAAGCCAAGATAACGCCTGTACACCCAGGAAGCTCAAGTGTCCTCTGTAAGCCAAGACCTGATGTCAAGAAATCTTCCTGCCAAGCAGCCCGCTGGCCCACGCCACCCCAGCTCCCTGTGCCAGGCTGTGTGACCGTCCCCGTGAGCAGATGGACCCTCAGTCCCAGAGCTGGGAGTAGAGGGGACTGTGATGCACCCAGCGTACGGGAGGGAAGAGCTGAGCGAGTCCTGCTGATGGGCAGAGCATGGGTGAAGCTGAGCTGGTTTTGTGGCACGCATCCTGAGGACTGCAGTGCTGCGGCGGTGCCTGGGACAGCTTCGCCACAAAGCCACCCTCCTGCCAGGGCTGCCCGTGTGGCATCACACAGCCGGGGCCCCCTGCTCCTTGCCGCTGCGCTGGGGATGTCCCTGTGacagccccggggctgcggcAGGAGGAGCACAGGCTGCACGTTCCCCTGCTTGGGTTACAAATCCAGTGACCATGGGCGAGTCCTTGTCACGTCAGGGAGCACCGCAGGCATGGGGTGCTCAGTTTGGTCCCTCCACACCCATAGGGGTGGTGGCCGCAGGGAGCGAGGTCTGTGCTCATTGCCCAGGGAGGGAGGACATGCAGGCAGCGGTGCCGGAGCAGCCACCGCCGCCTGCGACTTGTTCCCACAGGGATACGGGATGGCTGATGCCACGTGAGGAGGCTCTTGACACCGGTCCAGTGCCGGACCTTGGGTATTTCTGAGCACCTCCCGAGGTCCCGCCGTGGCTCAGGCTCGTGCCCACGTCCTGCgctttcctccccttttcccGCTTTCTGCAGCTTCACTCCCCGACCCACAGCAGCGCTACGGCAGCAGCACCGCAGCTCGAGGAGCTGCCGCGCCCCGCTTCTCACACAGGCAGCGGCGGCGCGGCCCAGCCCGGCGGGCACAGGCAGCGGGGCAGGAGGCTGCGCTCCCCGGCTGCTTCACCCGGGAGCCGCCGTTCACCGGAGAGGCTGATCCCGGGGGCAGGCGAGGGAGACCCCGGTGCTGCTCGCTGGGCTGGGCCCTGCCCGCTGGCACGGCCGCTTGCCCCGGCCCGCGCCCCCGCAGCCGGGAGGCGGCTCTTGCTGACATAACCCAATAGATaaacttgcttttcttccaaacagtattttccttcttattGTCTAGTACATCCAGCCTGGCCCCGGGGCCCGTGACAGTGCCTGGGAAAAGCCTCCCCGGGGTGGTCCGGCCACTGGAGCCGGTGCTCCCGTGTACCGGCCAGCCTGGCGTGGACCCCAGCCCGCGGGTCGCCTCCCCCGGACCCGGTTTTCACGAAGGGCCGGGGCAGTTGGCGTCGAGGGCACGAAGCCCCAGGGCCCGGCCGGGCACAGTGCGGGGTGAGCGTGGACGAGCCCCCGGCTGCGTCCCGGCGAGCAGCACAACTAATAAAGTCTCTTTTCTAAACCACCAGCGTGGAGCCTGTTCATGGCGGCGGGGACCGGGGCGGGGAGACACCCCCGGGCGGGACCGGAGCCCGGTGCTCCACACGGGGTCGCTGCGGAGCGCAGCGGTGCTGCTGCCCCTTTAAGAGACGgtggcggcggccgcgggccgCGCGCTGACGTCACGGCGCTGCCCGGAACTCAGCTGGGTTTCCCGCACGGCCGTTCCCGTCAGTTGCCTCCCCCctccgccgcgccgccccgcacCGCCCCCTCCCCAGCGCCGCCTCGCGGCGGGAGGCGGGACCGTCCGGGAACAGCCGCCACGGGCAgcccccccgcgccgccgccgccgtgaCGAGCGCGGAGCGGCCGCGCTGATTGGCTGTCAGGGCCCGACCCTCGCGGGGCAGCGGAAGCGCTGCTTCGCCATTGGCTGCTCTCGGCGTGACgtggcggggcggggccgcgcgggCAGCAGGTTTCTCGTCACTCGGGCAGGACCGGCCGCGATCGCCGCCGGCACCGGgagccgccgccccgccccgcccgggaCCGCCGGTGAGCGCGGGGGGACGGGCCCGGAGGGTCGGGGCTGTGGGTTCCGGGGGACTCGGTCGGTGCTGGGCCCCGGCGCTGGTTGACACCGGGAAGCCGGTGTCAGGGCCGCGGGTGCGCTGCCCCCGGTGCCCCTCAGGGCTCGGTGCCGCGGCCTGAGGTGCCGGTGtccccggggctgcccggggggggCCAGTGGGgcggcccggggcgggggggctcgGCTCGGCTGCTGGCCCCGCAGTGCCTCGGGCCCCCCCGGGAACGGCTCCTGCAGCGCCCGCGGGGCGTCCGGTGTTCGGGGGCGGAGAGCGCGGCCCCCGCCGCACTCAGGGGGGTCTTTCCCAGGAGACTTTCCCGGGGGCCGGCACCGCGGACACCCGGCGGTTTCACTTTTGCTGGGACGCGGCAGCTCGTTGCCCGTGAACGGAGCCCCCAGCAGCAGGTGAGGGCAGCGCTCCGTGCTCCCGGGAGCCGTAGTTAGGGCGGTACTAATTAACCTAATTCTCTGGTCTTACAGTAAACgggatttctttctttcctgcagttccCAGCAGGCACAGAGCAAGTTCTTGCTGGACAGGGGCAGCTCCCGGGAGCTGGAGAGCTGTCGAAGTGCTGTTGTGGTCCTGCTGTGGAGCTGGGTCTGTTGGTGGACTGTGCTTACACCCCACAACCTCCAACAGAGCGCCCAAAGCCTAAATGGGCTTTTTGAAGAGGGAGAAGTGTCTGGACAGGCAGGGCCAGAGGACCTGCTGCTTGGTCTGGTTTCAGTGAGGATTGGGGGTGGGATCTCATGTGGTCCGTGCAGGTTGAGGGGTTTAACTGTAGGACAGCCCTTGGGCCGCGAATCCGAGGTTGCCCGAGCGAGGCTTTGGGGCAGATGTTGATGCAGCCTGGAATTTCCATCCTGATGAAATGACTTACAACTGAGAGCCTGCCCGGTCCTGGGCAGACCGAGGCTCGAAGACCTGGTTGACATCTCTGGCAGAGCggtgagctggggctgcagtgcTGTCCCAAGGTGGGGGTGACACCCGTGCCTGCTGGAGGGGCACAgcgggtgctggggagggtggCCCCGCTCCAGAGAAGGTCCCATCTGCATCTGTGGGACACCGGCCCTGCCTGTGTGATGACCCCATTCCCACCTTGCAGGTGGTTGTTGTCACCGTCACTCCCCAGCGCAGCCTCGTCCGCTGTTTCCCCCGGATCTGTCCGGTGACAAGGGACAGCAGGGGCATGTGGCGTCCTCTGCCCCGCGGGGTTGAACGTGTTACTGGCAGCTCCTGCGGCTGGAGTTACGTGTTGGGATGGAGCCTGGGAAGCTGCTGAGCCGCGGTGAGGAACATCCAGCCGTGGTGTGGGGCTGAGCAGGGAGCGCTGTGGCTTCGAGGTCACCCAGagcctccctctgccctgtcacCTTCTCCTCTTTTTGCAAATCTCTGCATTGCTGGCATGTTTTTCACCTCCAGGGCTGActttgaaaacaagaaacagaGCCAAGTTCTCTTAATAGCCCATTCAAAACTCGTGCTTGTGTTTGCCTGGAGCAATTAGCTGCTTTGTTGTAAAACAGTTTTTCAGCCTGTGGATGGCTGTGTGGAAGCGGGGCAGCCTGGTACAGCTGTTTTTAGGAAAGCTGGGGCTCCCATGAAGTGTTGTCGATGGCGTCTGTCACGGTCTGTGATGCTCCCACTGGTGATAACTCTGTTAATGTGACCTGAGCTACGTTAGCAGTAATGGAGCTTCCTGCAGCTCGTGGCactgcagggatggggaatgTCATGGTCCTTCCAAGACCCCTCCAGTGGTGCCCCCGGAGTCATTGCTGCTCGTTGTGGGGGCACAAATGAGGGGTATTCCCAGGAGCACCCCAGAAAGCAGCTGAAGGCAGTTTGGGGGCTGCTTTCGTGGCAGGAGCCCCATTTTGAATAGGGCTGTTGGGGTGTACAGAGCTCACTCTTGTGCTCTGCCCTTGCCGTGGAGCTAAAGAAAGATGAACTTTACCTCTCAAGCTACTTTTAGCAGCTTCTGTCGGagctctggacagcgtgtttgccCCTGGGCTTGCGTCACATCGTTCTTGGCCCTGGCCACATCAGTTGCTCCCTGGCTCCGTTCCAGAGGCGGGAGGGGAGGTGAAACCGCAGGGACGGGCAAGCCCAGAAGAATCGGAAAGGTTCAACCCTCAGATCTCTAAACCTCAGCAAGGGAGGCTTCCCTgcggcagggctgggctgggagagGCTCCCGCGTGGGGTTTTGGGGCTGAGAAGGTCTGAGCTTTGCCAGCACTGGTGACAGTGGCGGTGAGGAGTGTCACAGGGACCCTTTCCCTCGGGGTGGTTGGTGCTTCAGGCTGCCTGGCTGCTTATCGTTGGCGCTGAAGGAGCAACGTCTCCTCTCAACCCtttgggagggagaggaggctTTTCCCAGCTGGTCCTGCCTTCCTCCATCCTCCCGACTCCGCTGAGGGACGGGTGGTCTCTGTCACAGACCCCCTTGATCAGGGCTGGGTACGCTCCTGTCACCCGCTGCGGCAGAGCTGTCTCTGTTGGTGTGAGCCTGCATTCCAGCAAAACATATCTCGAggctcttcccttctccctgctcTTGCGGTGGAGCACGGAGGGTTTTCCAGGTCAGGTTCTGGGTTTAAAAACTCGCTGTGATCTGCTGCTTCTGCCGAGAGATCCTCGAGGTGAGAACTGGAGGCAGCGGCGACACGGAGCAGAGAACGTGTCCAACCCTGGGGCTCGTACATCTGCTCGGCAGCGACTTCCTTGGCTCCCCCGGCTGTTTGCCTCTCCGGGAGCTGCCTGCGGTGGGAGCTGCTCGTGTTCTGCTGCCCGCTAGTTCTGTTTTTCAGGGAGCGGTGCGGCTGTGCGCGGTGCTGGGGCCCTGGCGGGGCATCGGCTTCCTGCGGCCACCGAGCATGCGCTGCAGGGGGCCCGGGAGCACAGGCTGCCGCGGTGGCTCGTCCTGCAGCTGTTTGGGGCAGTGAGAAGTGGCCAGTTCCCCTCCAAATGTTGCTGCTGGGGCTTTGCTTTTGGCATTTCAGTGCTCTGCACCGTGAGGCTCTGGTACTGCCCTGAAATACCCGGGTTGTGTCTTTCTTGTAGATCTTagaatccttttggttggaaaagcccctcaagctcatcgagtccaaccgttcccccacccctgtccctgccccatgtcctgagaacctcatgtccgtctgtccagccctccagggctggtgactccagcactgccctgggcagcctgttccaatgccccacagccctttggggaagaaattgttcccacatccaacctcaacctcccctggcgcaacttgaggccgtttcctctgctcctggcgcttgttcctggggagcagagcccgacccccctggctccaagctcctttcaggcagttcagagatcagaaggtctcccctcagctcctgttctccagctgaaccccccaggtccctcagccgctccatcacacttgtgctccagcccctcaccagctccgttcccttctctcaacttgctccagcacctcaaggacTTTTTtagtgtgaggggcccaaaactgcctcCAGGATtggaggtttggcctccccatgCCCAGCACAGGAGGGCAATcgctgccctggtcctgctggccacaccagtgctacCAGTCCCAAACAGGCTGGTGAAGCGCCCCTGTATGCTGGGCCACTGTCACGGTGCCACAATAGGAAATGCCGTGGGTAGAGTTCACTGGGATTCTGGTGGCTTGTAGGTGTTCAGCTCTTTCCCATGGCCCGTATCTGTTGGTTTTTCGCCCCAGAAGCGGCACCGCGCTGTTCACGCCTCCGAGAGCGAGCGAGAAGGGCTGTGAGCGCCGTGCAGCTGCTGCGTGGGGGCAGAGCTGCCCACgctgctgcagacagacagacagacagcagcaAAGAGCCCAGTCCCCTGCACAGCGGGGGCTCTGATGTGATGCCCTGTTCTTCACCACAACCTGGTGGCCCAGCCGTTTGTTCGACAGCCACAGAGAGCGAAAGCTCTGGGGTCGCAATGACCCCGTCGCATCAAGCCACGTCTTACTCCGAGGCTGAAGGAGCGTCTCTTGTTTACAGGCTCCTGCACAGCCAGTGTCTCTGTCTTTCAGCCCTTTCGCTTCTTGCTCCATTGAAAACGGGCTCGGTTCACGTGGTCATCCTGGAGGATTGCACCAGAGGGTTGTTGTTCAAGGTGAATGTCTTTGGGACTGTTCAATGCTGTGAAATTCTAAAGAACTCTTTGTGTCAGGTGCCGGCGTCTGTCTCCCCGCTGTGTGTCAGTCCATGGCAGGGTgttccccctttctcttttcttacaaaaaacacccacaaaaccaGGGAAGGAGTCAGGTGCAGCAAACATCAGAAGAGCACGATCCTTCTTGTGCTTCTGGGAATCTGCACAAGCACCCAGCTCCCCAGCGAGGTCCAGAACTCCTGCCCGACGCGTGCCCAGGGAAGTCTTATTGCCGTTAAAGCTTCATCAGTATCTGTCCTGCCTAATGAAATCCTGCCTGGCTCCTGCACGGAGCAGCTGCGCTCGCTGCGGGGCTGGGTGTGCTCCTGGTGTGTTTGCCGGCTCCCAGCCCATCCCGGagcccagagcagagctgctgactCTTTGGAGGGGCGTAAATCCCACCTGGAGGGGCGTAAATCCCACCTGGAGGGGCGTAAATCCCACCTGGAGGGGCGGCACagccttttcctcccctctgcaTCCTCGCTGAGCGAGGCTCT
Encoded here:
- the CAVIN1 gene encoding caveolae-associated protein 1, coding for MEDTTLQIIEPPTASEASEEQTPEEPIKSDQINGVMVLTLLDKIIGAVDQIQLTQTQLEERQQEMDSAVTSIQGELTKLTKAHTTTSNTVNKMLEKVRKVSVNVKTVRQNLEKQAGQIKKLEANEAELLKRRNFKVMIYQDEVKLPSKLSISKSLKEGEKLEKEGEGEEAPVGEDHAEEDHVQLSSDEEVEIEEIIEESRAERIKRSGMKRVDDFKKAFSKEKMEKTKLKTKENLEKTKLKTKENLEKTRHNLEKRMNKLGTKIVTNERREKIKSSRDKLRKSFTPDHTIYARSKTAVYKVPPFTFHVKKIREGEVEVKATELVEVGGEEGENSDLMRGESPEMHTLLEITEESDAVLVDKSDSE